The Labilibaculum sp. sequence TCAACAAAATCAGACTTCCTTACCAGTTTACCGGTAAAAGTAACCTCTCCATCCGAATCCAAAATATCTACCTTTTCATTTAAGCTCAGCCAATAAATTTCTTTCGAATCAATTGGAACCTGAAGTTCCAGATTATTTGATTCAATAATACCTGCAAGCTTTGACCCTACGCCGGCCACCGACCCAATCTGAGTATTCACCTCTGCATAAGAACCATCAAAGGGTGCATATATTTTTCTTTTATCCAATTTAACCTCGGCACTCTTAATGGCATAATAATCGCCTAAAATATTTCGGCTTGCCATAAATACCTTTTCCTGATCTGATTTAACTATTGGTAATTCAGGAACACTTTCCTCCAAATTAATCGCATTGAAAAAATTCATCCAGGCCTCAAAATTATCTACATAATCCACTTTAATATCCGGCAAATTCTCAGCCAGCTTATTCAGAAACCGGCTTTTAAGAGCACGTAAATCCATTTTTGCATCTTCTTCGTAAATACGAATCAGCAATTGACCTTTTTTAAACTTCTGTCCCACTTTTAAAGGAACACCGGTCTCAACAATTCTACCCGCAACTTCCGAACTTAAATTCACTTCTAAATTTGAAGCCAGTCGTCCTTTCTCAACTATAGGAGAAGATATGTCATTGTACTTTACTGCTTCAACCTTGACAAGCGGCAGCTTTTTTTTATCTAAGTTCTTTTTAGGAGATTCTTTTAAGCTGCTTAAGCCTTTCATAGCGACAAAAGAAATTGCCAATGTTGCAATTACCAGTAAAACGATGGTTATTTTCCGATTCATTTATAATATTTATTTGGAGTTTCTTAACAATAACACTAATTATCAGTAGTTTTTATTTATAACGCATAAAGATAAGTATTTATGAGGTAATCTGAACCGGTTTTTAAATTTTCGTTTGGATTTCGACAAACCTCCCAATTTAAACTTTAAGTGAAACAAATAGCAGGTTTTATTCGTTTCTATTTGAACATTCAATTTTCAAAAGCCAATGAATTCAAAAAAAATTCCGATTTTTGACCTCCAATTTTATTTAAACACAAAATGGAAAAAGAAAAATATACAAAGCTTAGATATCAACTTATGGAGTCATTAACATGGCCTTCATTATACATGTTTAAATTTATCATTCCCAATTCAGATGAAAAAGTAAAGGCTGTTAAGGAACTTTTCACTGCAGATACTGAATTTTCTTTTAAAACTTCCAAAGACTTAAAATTCATAGGAATTACTGTAAAAAAAGAGATGGGCTCAGCAGATGCCGTAATTGATATTTACATCAAAGCACAAGGTATCAAAGGCATAATGATCCTTTAACAAAAGCCATTATTTACATCCTCAGCAAAAACCGATTATGCTAAAAAGCTGATTAAGCACGCCATTCCTCTGATTGACTTTAAGTTAATTAATTTGTGAAAAATTCCCTTTCTAAAATAAAAAATCGATATTTTGTTTTACTTTCGGGCTTCTGAATAAAAACTAACAATATTTTAAATGATAGATGTAATTGATTTTGGATTGACACGTGATGGAGAAAAAGTACAACTATTCACCCTCCGAAATAAAAACGGCCTGACAGCAAAAATCACCAATTATGGTGGTATTCTTACCTCATTTACTCTTCCTTTGCCCAATGAGGAGAGAGAAATCGTGCTGGGTTTTGATTCGCTTGAAGAGTATACAAATGAGGAATACCTTAAAAACTATCCTTACTTTGGAGCTTTAATCGGTCGGTTTGGAAATCGAATTAACAAAGGATTAGTTACACTTAATGAAAAAGAAATTCAGCTTCCCTGCAACCATGGAATGCACCATTTGCATGGTGGTGATATTGGGTTTGACAGAAAAGTATGGAAAGCCGAAATTAATAACAATAGTGATTTAAAATTAACTTACCTGAGTCCTGACGGAGAAGAAAATTTCCCTGGAAATTTAAATACTGAGGTAATTTATAAGTTGACAGATGATAACGAATTGCAGATTCATTACAAAGCAGTAACGGATAAAACAACCCCGGTTAATCTAACTCAACACGCCTATTTTAACTTATCAAACAATTTTGAGAGTATCCTGGACCATCAACTTCAGGTGGATACCGAATTCATTTTAGAAACAGACGATCTGTTGATTCCAAGTGGTAAAATATACAATATCAAGAACACTCTTTTCGACTTTAGAACAAAAAAACAAATAGACAGAGACATAGAAGATATTGAGAACTACGACGACTGTTTTGCATTTGGAGAATCGACTGAAACACCAAGAAAAGTAGCTGAACTTTCTGATAAAAATGGTGAAGTGACAATGGAAATTGCAACAACATTCCCCGGATTACAGGTTTATACAGGTAAATATATCGCAGCTGGGAAATTCGGTTCTTTCTCAGGTGTTGCTTTAGAAGCTCAAGGTTATCCGGATGCGCCCAATCATAAAAACTTTAAACAGGGTTGGTTAAAACCCGGTGAAGTTTACCAGCATCAGACAAATTACAAACTTATCTTCTAACAAAAATATCACAGAGGCTGTTTCGAAAGATGCAGCCTTTTTTATTGACTGGAATGTCTCGTCCTAAAATAGCATTACACTAAAAAATAAACTATCTGACGTTACAATTTTATTATCTGAAAGAAAAAACCAATCTTGCAACTTCAGATTTAAAAACATGTTTTAATAAGATTGTTACAGCTATGCTAACTGATATTATCATCGTTTTATCCATAATGATTTTAGGAATCGGAATTGGTCTTCTTATTGGCAACCGCCCAAAAATCATCAAAGTTATTGGTGTTTTAACATCATTTTCTATTTTTCTATTGCTTTTTCTTTTAGGGATAGGTGTTGGAACCAATAATCAAATAATAAACAATCTTCATTCTATTGGAATACAGGCTTTGATCCTAACAATTGGAGCTGTTTTAGGTTCTTTAATTTGTGCCTATTTTACCTACACCCTATTTTTCAAAAAGAAATAACCCCCGACTTCAACTATTATGAAACGTACATGCCAAAGAGATTTTGACAGACAGGGAAATGATTATCTCAGCATGGTAAGTTTCATATAGCAACTAAAAACAAATTAGAATCATATGAAACGAGCCATGAGAAGACTTTTCTCACACACGAGGATGACTATGCTGGCGAGTTCCATGTGGCAATAAAAAACAAATTTAGACACATGAAAGGCAGTTTAATCATTCTTAGCTTCTTTATCCTTGGGCTAATCCTTGGACTAACACGCTTTTTACCCTCCTCTCTTTTAGAAGGGGATTTCAGTATATATGCTCTTTATTTATTGATGTTTTTAGTAGGAATTGGTATTGGAACCGACCGTGACTCATGGAAAGTGGTTCGCGAGGTGAATATCAAAATTATATTGGTTCCTCTATCAGTCATTGTAGGATCTCTTCTTGGCGTTTCTGCTGTTTCCGCTATGCTTTCGAATATTAGCATTGGCGAAGCAATGGCTGTAGGTGCCGGATTTGGCTACTATAGTTTATCCAGCGTTATCATTACTGAATTCCATAGCGAAACGCTGGGTGTTATTGCTTTAATTTCCAATATCATCAGGGAAATACTGACTCTTTTAGCAACGCCATTATTTGTAAAATACTTTGGGAAGCTAGCTGGCATTGCATCTGGTGGAGCAACTGCTATGGATACAACCATGCCCATAATTGTACGCTACTCAGGAAAAGAGTATGCGATTATTGCCGTCTTCAGCGGAATTGTACTTACTGTATTGGTTCCTATTATTGTTCCAATCATACTTGAATTCTTGTAAATCAATTCCTTTTGACTGAGAATTTAATTAATTACAGTTTAAACTCATTTTAAAGTATATAAGCAAAATATATCATCTGTTTTTTTTATACATTTACACCTCAGCTAACGATTTATTTAGAATGTTTTACTGTAACAAATTCATACTTCTATACAATTGTTCGTACAAAGGTTTGTACGAATGTTGGATTTGTTAAAACTCTTCAATTTTCCCCTTTCACATCTTATTTTGTTCAATCTGCTTAACAGAGCATTTTCTTTTATGGAATCCTTATATCCCCGTAAGTTTTAATTTCTGACTTTACTGATTTAACAAATGAGTTACATCCATTTTATTATTTACAATTTCGTATCTGAAACAAGAAAGTTCCCGACACGATTAACACAAGCAAAAAACCCAAAACTATGTTCTCAAAAGAAACCTATATTAACAGAAGAAATAAGCTTAAAGCAGAAGTTCAATCAGGAATTCTGCTTTTTCTGGGCAACGATGAAAGTGGAATGAATTACGCTGACAACACCTATCATTTCCGTCAGGACAGTACCTTTCTATATTTCTTTGGTTCGGATTATGCCGGACTAAATGCAATTATAGATATCGATGAAAATCGTGAAATTATTTTCGGCGATGAATTGACCATAGACCATATTGTTTGGATGGGGACACAACCTACAATTAAAGAAAAAAGTGAAGCTGTTGGAATTAAAGAGACAGCTCAAATGTCTGCATTAAAAACGTACCTCGACAAAGCTTTAACAAAAGGACAAAGAGTCCATCACTTACCCTCTTACCGCCCTGAACATCAAATTAAATTACAGTCCTTATTGAATGTACATCCCAATATTTCAGTAAAAAATGCATCCCCTGAATTCATTCAAGCAGTTGTAAATCAAAGAAATTACAAATCAGCCGAAGAGATCATTCAAATTGAAGAGGCTGTTAATATTACAGCAGAAATGCATCTTGCAGCCATGCGGATGGCTCGCCCGGGAATGAAAGAATATGAAATTGCTGCCAAAGTTCAGGAAACAGCAATTCGGTTGGGCGGACAACCCTCTTTCCCAACCATTGCCACTGTAAACGGACAAACACTTCATAATCACTATCATGGCAACACTTTAAAAAGCGGAGATATGGTATTGCTTGATTGTGGTGCTGAAAATGGAATGCATTATGCCGGTGATATGTCCAGCACATTTCCTGTGGATAAAATATTTACGACACGCCAAAAAGAAATTTATGAGATTGCTTTAAATGCCCACAACGCTGCCATTGCAAAACTACAACCCGGTATTAAATTTAAAGATGTTCACCTTACTGCCTGCCTAACTATTGCCGAAGGAATGAAACAAATGGGTTTTATGAAAGGAAATATGGAAGATGCAGTTCAACAGGGTGCTCACGCTTTGTTCTTTCAATGTGGAACAGGTCATATGATGGGATTGGATGTTCATGACATGGAAAATTTAGGCGAGCTTTGTGTTGGTTACAATGGAGAGGCAAAAAGTACGCTGTTTGGACTAAAATCATTGCGTTTGGGAAGAGAACTTGAACCTGGATTTGTTTTAACCATTGAACCGGGAATCTATTTTATTCCTGAATTGATTGACATGTGGAAAGCCGAAAAACGATTTGAGGAATTCATTAATTACGATAAAGTAGAACAATACAAGAATTTTGGCGGCATAAGAAATGAAGAAGATTTTTTAATTACCAAAGATGGTGCGAGATTATTGGGCAAACCCATTCCTAAAAGCATTGAAGATGTTGAAAAAGAAAGAAACTAAATTATAAACATTATCATTAACACTCCCAATGTTTTCTAAAATAATTAAGCAATGAAACTTAAACAAATTACATTCCTTCTGATTGGATTTCTTATCGTTGGCAACATCTCTTGTCAACAATCAAGACCCAAAAACCTGCTGAACCAGCTTCAGGAAATTCCAGGAGTAAGTGTAAAAAAGATTTCCGGAGACTCTACTTTTACAGAATATTACGAGCTCTATTTTACACAAGATCTTGATCATCAAAATCCCAAAGCAGGAACATTCCAGCAAAGGGTCTTATTGGGGCATCATGCTTTTAACCAGCCAATGGTTGTTCAACTGGAAGGTTATCAAATTTGGTCTGATAAAGCTGGCGAACTGAGCAAATTACTGAATGCAAATCAATTGACCATTGAGCATCGTTATTTTAAAAATTCAATGCCCGACAGCTTGAATTGGCAATATCTAAACATCAAACAGGCAGCTGCCGATCAGCATGCAATCATTCAAGCTTTAAAAAAATTATATCCGAACAAATGGCTGACAACCGGAATTAGTAAAGGAGGACAAACCACTATTTATCACCGTTACTTTTATCCAAATGATGTTGATGTTAGTGTGCCCTATGTAGCACCACACAATCTGGCCCGTGAAGACAAAAGAATCCAAAACTATTTGGCAAGTGCAGGAAATCAGGAAATCAGAGATAAAATTCGCCAATTTCAATTGACTTGCTTTAAAAACAGAGAAAAATTACTTCCTCTTGCAGAGGCATATGCAAAAGAGAAAAACTATTCTTTTACCATGGGCTTAGCAAGAGCACTTGATTTAAGTATTCTAGAATATCCATTTGCCTATTGGCAATGGGGTGGAATTGATGAAATTCCCGATGAAAACGCCAATCCTCAAGAGCTTTCCGAGCATTTGTTTAAAGTGTCAAATATCGATTTTTTCGATGTAAACAACATCAAAACACTTCTTGCATTTTATCATCAGGCATTAACCGAGATTGGAATGTACAGCTACGAAATTGCTCCTTTCAAACAATACCTGAACGATGAAAAGGACATTACTTTCGATTTTACTTTCCCTAACGAACCCATCCGGAAATTTGATGCCTCATCGATGATTAAAATTAACAAATGGCTGCAGACTGATGCGGAAAAAATATTGTTTATATATGGTGAGAACGATACATGGTCGGCAACGGCAGTTGATCTAAAAGGAAATAACAAATGCAAAAAATTTGTGAACCCTGAAGGATCGCATAAAAGCAGAATCAATAGTTTTCCTTCTGAAATGAAAAAAGAAATTTTGAACACTTTGGAAGAATGGATGGATGTACAATTAACCATTAATAATGAAAAGTAATTGTTTGAGGAACAAGCATCTGTAAACAGAAAAACAAGACCAGTAAAAGAGACTGTCTGAAAATTCAGATGGTCTCTTTATCTTTTAAATCATATTTAATTCTTCCAACAAAGCCTTCCGTTTTGGATATTCTTTTCTTAAATATGCAATCAGATCATTCGACTCATCTCTTCCACCAAGCTTAATCATTCGTCTTATGTATCTGCAAATGCTCTGATAATGACCTCTCCCTATGTTATTTTCCATATATTTCTTAACAGCAACAGCGTATAAATTAATGATTTCACCAGAATAATTACCTATTAAATATTCACTGTAAGTATCAATGGTCGGGAAATCCGGATTTTTCTGCAAAAAAACCAAAAGTTTATCCCACCACTCCTCGTTTATGTAAATTTTTGCCAACAAACCGCTAAGATCCCACCTACTTGATTTTTTTAAGTCTTTTGCCAATTCATTCACAAACGAAAACCATTTTTCAGGAGTTATATTTTCTTTCAATATCTGATAATAATCCTGTGTCGATCTAAAATTTTTCATAAATAAAAAACGGGCATACTCAATAATTTTCTCGGTATCGTTCTGTTTCTGCGCAATTCTCAATAACCAATCATACCATTCAACAACCAATCCAGGCCTGTCTTTTTTATCGTATTTAATACCATCCATAGCAATACCAATTGCTTTTTCGTACAATTCCGTTTTCAGAGCATTCTCAATTGCTATGCATCGTAATTTCGAATTAGATATGTGTGCCTCTAAATATTCGGCAGCCTGACTTTCACCTTTACACTTTAGCAACACATTATATTTTATTGCCTGCATTTCCTCCAACGAATATTCCGACACTTCTGAATGATCTGTCAACGCAAAAAAACTTTCTACTTCGGCCTCTGTTTTTAATAATAATGATGCTATATTGAGACATCCTAAATGCCAGTCCCACCCCCCAAAAGTATTGTTCTCGTAGGTTTTCAAACAATAATCCAACAACAATTTCCGAATCGATTCATCCTGTTGTAATGTTCCAATACGCACTAATAAGTCAAAAGATGAATCGATGCCAAAACTTAAATAACCACTGCTGTCATCACCATAATTAACAGCCTTTACCATCTCCTCCATAATTAGCTGTACATATAAAAAAAGTGCTTTTATAGTTACCTCTATCCATTTGCTTTTGTGCCGATTCCAGAAGATTATTTACTTCATAATAAACATCACGTGAAGATGAATGACTTACAAAACCATATCTATCCGAAGCTGAACTGACAATTGATCTCACTTGATTTACATAAAAACTTTTCGATTCTGAAGTATTGTATTGAGCAAAGTAAGCCAATAATTGATTCCGGAATCCTCTATCTTCCTCTGCCTTATTTGGATAAATTGTTTCAGATCATCATGAGATGCATTTTCAAGCATTGCAATTACTTTATCCGCCAAAGTTTTGCGCTTCTTTTTCACTGCAGGTATTTCGGATGCCTTAGTAAGTGGATTTCTTTTCAAATTCAATTGATCTTGTTGCAAATAAAAAATAACAGCAACAACATGCTTGCAGAAAGGTCCCATATCATACGGACAGTTACAAACATGTTCCAAAATCATATCGTTCTTAATTACCAATTTTACCGTGTAATCCTCAGTCCCTTCAACTGTAGCCTCATATTCCCCTATTCCTGTTTCTATTGGCTGATTTACTTTGTTATTCTTAAAATACGACAAACCGCGCTTTAAAATTTTATCATCTATGTATTGCTCAAATTCATTAAACGATATTTCCATTATCTCTATTTTAATTTACACCCTGCAATTTATATAAATTCAAGGAAATTGAATAGAACACTCCCCGATATCATCTCTTATGAGGGGAAATTTAGACAGCTAAGTGTAAAAAAAACGGATGCCCAATATTGAGCATCCGTTTTTACTATACTAATGAATTGGAATTAAATCTCTTTCTGTTTTGGAGACATTACCACTTCAATTTTTGCAGGTACTGCAAAATACTTTCTGGCAAACTTCTCTACTTTTTCTTTAGTTATTGAATTGATCATGCTTTCGTAATCCTCAGCACTCATCATTTCCTCATCGTACACATAATAACGATTGATCGCATTTAACCAGTAGTCATTTTTACGAAGATTCTCCTGACGAACCTTAATAAAGTTTTCTTTCGCTTCGTGTAAGTCATCTTCTTTAACTCCCTCATTAAAAAGAGCCTGAATCTCACTATATACAATTCCTTTTAATTTTTCAGCCTTGGCAGGATCGGTATCAAAACGAATAACCAATTTATACTCTTCACGAGGAAATTTATCTACTCCGGCACGAACACCTACGCCATAAGATCCACCTTCTTTTTCGCGAATTACCTCAAGATATCTCTTATCTAAAAGTTTAGCAACGACATCCATCATCATCGAATTTTCAATTGAATATTCAATATTACCATGCAAATCAATTTCAATGGTTGTCTTAGGAGTTTCCATCTCTCTGTCAAAATGGTTATAAGTATCTTTTTCAGGATAATCCACACCGTTGTCTTTCCAGTTATCTTCACGGTCGATATCCTTAATACTTCCCAAATAAGCTTCGATCATTGGTTTCGCCTGCTCTGCATCGATATTTCCTACAAAAACAAATGTAAAGTCGCTGGCATCAACAAAGCGCTCCTGATAAATGCGTTTCATCGTCTCAAAATCCAATTTATCAATCATATCTGTGTTAAACAGAATTGTTCTTGGATGATGATTGGTGGAGGTCATTGATACGGAATCGCTAAACGCTTTATTTATATCAGCTCCCATATGGGCAACATAGGCTCTATATCTGCTTTTTAATGCTGTAAAAGCCTCCTGATCGAAACGCGGCTGCTCAAAATACATATAAACCAACTGCAATAAGGTCTCAAAATCCTTTATGGATGAATTCCCGTTAAGTCCTTCTGATAATTCACCTACATATGGTGCTACCTTAACCTCTTTACCCGTTAATAATTTTTGCAGGCTAATCTTGTCAAATTTCCCCAATCCAAAATTAGGTACAAAACCACCAAGCAATTCTGCAGAAGGCAAATCTTTAACCTCATACAAAGAGTTTCCACCTTTACTGAAAGCTTGTAAACTAATTTCATTTTCTTTGAAATCTGTTTTTTTCACAACTACAGTTGCTCCATTAGCCAATGTCCACTCGGTAGCTTCAAAACCCTTCAAATTAGATTCTTTCACAACCTTTCCTGCTTTAGGCTGCACTGATAGTAAAGGTTCGCTTATCACCTTATCTTCGTAAGGTTTTAGTTCCATCTGTTTCACTTTTGCAACCACAGCAAGTAATTGCTCTTTGGTTGGCAATTCCAGTCCTTCCTTTTCAGGAGCTGATAAGGTAATCACCACATTCTCATCGGTGATCCATCCTTTTGAAATTGCATTAACTTCCTCTGTACTAATACCTGGAAATAATTGTTTCATTGCTTCGAACTCGAACTCAATACCCGGAACAGGCTCATTGGTTAAATAATTTTGCTGATAGCCACGAACCAAACGATCATTGTTTTGCTTGTTTCTCTCTTGGTAAGCTCTTTCCATTTGGCTTAACATGGCCGTTTTAGCACGTTCCAATTCAGAAGCCACAATACCATATCTTTTGGCCCTTTCCGTTTCTTTCAACAACACTTCAATTCCCCCAAGGATATTGTCCTCTTTTAGGGTTACGCCATTTTGAAAAACATCCATTTTTCGGGCCTTATTGTAGTACGCTGCATACCCAGTTATAAATGGTGCATTTCCTTTTTGGAGCAGTTCATTATAACGATCTCCAATTACACTTGA is a genomic window containing:
- a CDS encoding efflux RND transporter periplasmic adaptor subunit, giving the protein MNRKITIVLLVIATLAISFVAMKGLSSLKESPKKNLDKKKLPLVKVEAVKYNDISSPIVEKGRLASNLEVNLSSEVAGRIVETGVPLKVGQKFKKGQLLIRIYEEDAKMDLRALKSRFLNKLAENLPDIKVDYVDNFEAWMNFFNAINLEESVPELPIVKSDQEKVFMASRNILGDYYAIKSAEVKLDKRKIYAPFDGSYAEVNTQIGSVAGVGSKLAGIIESNNLELQVPIDSKEIYWLSLNEKVDILDSDGEVTFTGKLVRKSDFVDEGTQSISVFVKLEKTNGNELYQGQFLTARFNGKKIANAMEIPRNAVFSSNKVFVVEGDILKEKEINVIKRNENTLVFNGLKEGEILVVEPPVKATENMQVQIKK
- a CDS encoding aldose epimerase family protein, with the protein product MIDVIDFGLTRDGEKVQLFTLRNKNGLTAKITNYGGILTSFTLPLPNEEREIVLGFDSLEEYTNEEYLKNYPYFGALIGRFGNRINKGLVTLNEKEIQLPCNHGMHHLHGGDIGFDRKVWKAEINNNSDLKLTYLSPDGEENFPGNLNTEVIYKLTDDNELQIHYKAVTDKTTPVNLTQHAYFNLSNNFESILDHQLQVDTEFILETDDLLIPSGKIYNIKNTLFDFRTKKQIDRDIEDIENYDDCFAFGESTETPRKVAELSDKNGEVTMEIATTFPGLQVYTGKYIAAGKFGSFSGVALEAQGYPDAPNHKNFKQGWLKPGEVYQHQTNYKLIF
- a CDS encoding LysO family transporter → MLTDIIIVLSIMILGIGIGLLIGNRPKIIKVIGVLTSFSIFLLLFLLGIGVGTNNQIINNLHSIGIQALILTIGAVLGSLICAYFTYTLFFKKK
- a CDS encoding lysine exporter LysO family protein translates to MKGSLIILSFFILGLILGLTRFLPSSLLEGDFSIYALYLLMFLVGIGIGTDRDSWKVVREVNIKIILVPLSVIVGSLLGVSAVSAMLSNISIGEAMAVGAGFGYYSLSSVIITEFHSETLGVIALISNIIREILTLLATPLFVKYFGKLAGIASGGATAMDTTMPIIVRYSGKEYAIIAVFSGIVLTVLVPIIVPIILEFL
- a CDS encoding aminopeptidase P family protein, with product MFSKETYINRRNKLKAEVQSGILLFLGNDESGMNYADNTYHFRQDSTFLYFFGSDYAGLNAIIDIDENREIIFGDELTIDHIVWMGTQPTIKEKSEAVGIKETAQMSALKTYLDKALTKGQRVHHLPSYRPEHQIKLQSLLNVHPNISVKNASPEFIQAVVNQRNYKSAEEIIQIEEAVNITAEMHLAAMRMARPGMKEYEIAAKVQETAIRLGGQPSFPTIATVNGQTLHNHYHGNTLKSGDMVLLDCGAENGMHYAGDMSSTFPVDKIFTTRQKEIYEIALNAHNAAIAKLQPGIKFKDVHLTACLTIAEGMKQMGFMKGNMEDAVQQGAHALFFQCGTGHMMGLDVHDMENLGELCVGYNGEAKSTLFGLKSLRLGRELEPGFVLTIEPGIYFIPELIDMWKAEKRFEEFINYDKVEQYKNFGGIRNEEDFLITKDGARLLGKPIPKSIEDVEKERN
- a CDS encoding S28 family serine protease, which translates into the protein MKLKQITFLLIGFLIVGNISCQQSRPKNLLNQLQEIPGVSVKKISGDSTFTEYYELYFTQDLDHQNPKAGTFQQRVLLGHHAFNQPMVVQLEGYQIWSDKAGELSKLLNANQLTIEHRYFKNSMPDSLNWQYLNIKQAAADQHAIIQALKKLYPNKWLTTGISKGGQTTIYHRYFYPNDVDVSVPYVAPHNLAREDKRIQNYLASAGNQEIRDKIRQFQLTCFKNREKLLPLAEAYAKEKNYSFTMGLARALDLSILEYPFAYWQWGGIDEIPDENANPQELSEHLFKVSNIDFFDVNNIKTLLAFYHQALTEIGMYSYEIAPFKQYLNDEKDITFDFTFPNEPIRKFDASSMIKINKWLQTDAEKILFIYGENDTWSATAVDLKGNNKCKKFVNPEGSHKSRINSFPSEMKKEILNTLEEWMDVQLTINNEK
- a CDS encoding SWIM zinc finger family protein, with translation MEISFNEFEQYIDDKILKRGLSYFKNNKVNQPIETGIGEYEATVEGTEDYTVKLVIKNDMILEHVCNCPYDMGPFCKHVVAVIFYLQQDQLNLKRNPLTKASEIPAVKKKRKTLADKVIAMLENASHDDLKQFIQIRQRKIEDSGINYWLTLLNTILQNRKVFM
- a CDS encoding insulinase family protein, coding for MIKNFFSKMSLCTVLALMGTGMLSAQNNTDAKLPMDPNVRTGKLDNGLTYYVRHNEEPKDRASFYIVQNVGAVLENDSQNGLAHFLEHMAFNGTEHFPGKGVLNYLEKYGVAFGRNINAYTNVDETVYNLSNVPTTNENLLDSTLLVLHDWSNYLSLTGEEIDSERGVIHEEWRTRRSGGMRVYLEKNKLIYQGSKYAKRDVIGDLNVIDNFDHQVIRDFYHDWYRTDLQAIIVVGDIDAEKFEQKIKELFAHIPAVENPEERVYFDVPGNKEPIVGVITDPETSRISFEIVYKHKATPFAEKNLNYYRKLLIEDLYSSVIGDRYNELLQKGNAPFITGYAAYYNKARKMDVFQNGVTLKEDNILGGIEVLLKETERAKRYGIVASELERAKTAMLSQMERAYQERNKQNNDRLVRGYQQNYLTNEPVPGIEFEFEAMKQLFPGISTEEVNAISKGWITDENVVITLSAPEKEGLELPTKEQLLAVVAKVKQMELKPYEDKVISEPLLSVQPKAGKVVKESNLKGFEATEWTLANGATVVVKKTDFKENEISLQAFSKGGNSLYEVKDLPSAELLGGFVPNFGLGKFDKISLQKLLTGKEVKVAPYVGELSEGLNGNSSIKDFETLLQLVYMYFEQPRFDQEAFTALKSRYRAYVAHMGADINKAFSDSVSMTSTNHHPRTILFNTDMIDKLDFETMKRIYQERFVDASDFTFVFVGNIDAEQAKPMIEAYLGSIKDIDREDNWKDNGVDYPEKDTYNHFDREMETPKTTIEIDLHGNIEYSIENSMMMDVVAKLLDKRYLEVIREKEGGSYGVGVRAGVDKFPREEYKLVIRFDTDPAKAEKLKGIVYSEIQALFNEGVKEDDLHEAKENFIKVRQENLRKNDYWLNAINRYYVYDEEMMSAEDYESMINSITKEKVEKFARKYFAVPAKIEVVMSPKQKEI